One window of Magallana gigas chromosome 2, xbMagGiga1.1, whole genome shotgun sequence genomic DNA carries:
- the LOC136273146 gene encoding uncharacterized protein isoform X1, translating to MASNPDPGETDTVREPDLLEEKKPAPGQNEHPDPGQNEQPDPGNVKDPDPGITEIQQNPDIGQLDHKKDQQSLHEADEKTIDAIPKSLGARARTKTAAGKGFYQSQLHDFQKKLQKHWTKMEDLLINLDKAEVGDLQRLRKIEDELKRVRTKHNAVFKDFMLFLTRNSDKEMIRKSEIEFERKETVVTSVLTRLQALKLEAAEVLSQRISDSESSSASSQRSFVNKKDLTEQYVSQHFSDPKPIEDLYLKTKLNKEQYCEYKIPQEKEPFYAESLCLEKPREKLKVQATPKPNRFYDQDPPVPNNPNSQLHSTVQDDSVLGGLVQFLLKKDLLLTRFSKFNDSPETFIVWKTSFKSIVNELNVSPFEEMDLLVKWLGPTSSTFASSIRASNVHAPERGLQRIWERLHDRYGRPEMVEATIKKKLDSFPKLSSKEMNRLYDLLDILSELESTKSDVHYSQLLSYFDTSSGINPIVNKLPYGLQEKWTTRASMYKKQYKVPFPPLSVFIDFIRDMSEVKNDPAFVYDNPRIAPSSTPACGNRRDSILNRKTYVQQETMKRCPIHKAEHSLLCCRQFLSKPLEERRKFLKEKRICFKCCESTNHMSRDCNVKVKCEKCGSNNHRTLMHVDRLTNSFENQHSTVRENGGEDNASENVASKCTVLCDKPSLGRSCGKIVLVNVFLRQDPNKAIKVYAILDDQSNRTLISPGLCDRLDVQGPSTQYSLSSCSGTTTMTGRRIEGLCVQSVHEDCQYELPITIECDDIPNERSEIPTPDVARFYYHLNSIVNELPPIEKDVNIELLIGRDVPEAHHVFHQITGPKKTPFAQKLGLGWVIIGDVCLGKVHRPDLVRVMKTSVLNNGRTTQFNPCENHFQVKEHQALDTYDTLFQKSPDDDKIGLSVEDRKFLSLMDEEFQKDENGKWIAPLPFRSPKPMMPNNRSQAWRRARILDASLKKNEVKKTHFIEFMKKVFDSGAAEIAPVLDHESNNEMWYLPIFGVYNSKKPNQVRGVFDSSAVYEGHSLNKVLMTGPDLTNSLIGILLRFRQDRYAVIADIEQMFYQFYVKKEHRDFLRFFWYKNNNPDLPLIEYRMCVHVFGNAPSPAIATYGLRKTVENCENTYGSDVKDFVNRNFYVDDGLVSSPSREKVIDLIKRTKTVFKENGNLRLHKIASNDREILNSFGEEDLNKNLRDVHFGENSVLPLQHSLGLSWDLNHDSFLFEIQDSEKPNTRRGLLSFLNSIFDPLGFLSPITLSGKILLRQSVGADWDQPLSTAIDHKWKEWKSSLQCLQDLRIPRMYLPVSLSCVNNIELHVFCDASETAIAATAYLKITGDDNASHLGFILGKAKLAPMKGHTIPRLELCGAVLASEIGQTVLEQLDVKPNVVKYYTDSKVVLGYIYNQSKRFYTYVTNRVSKILKVSSTDQWNYVPTHKNPADCATRGNFSSEQLQNSEWLQGPQWLLEQHEENEVNKNYDFPLIDPQDDKEIRPDVQVMKTTTKMSKNCITELAEKFSKWKTFIKFVACLRHVIKSFKHRTHSCSGWHMCENSISVQSCQDAEKFVLKEIQKECFSKEILSLQNGKTVSKDSRISTLSPFIDSEGLLRVGGRLNNVKNVLPTGEINPIILPNKHHVSTLLIRFYHDSVRHQGRHFTEGALRKNGLWIIGAKREVSSFIHNCVTCRKLRGKFELQKMADLPSDRITPGLPFTTVGVDTFGPWTVLARKTRGGVINNKRWAIMFSCLTTRAIHIEVIEEMSSSSFINALRRFEAIRGPVKVFRSDKGTNFVGAADELGIQTLNVEDGPIKKHLRENGTVWIFNSPHSSHMGGSWERMIGLTRRILDAILLDLNSKQLTHETLTTFMAEVCSIINSRPLVQISSDPDSTLVLSPMMLLTGKVNYLPVIPESDNIKDMYCAQWKHVQVLSEIFWKHWRQDYLQNLQPRRKWRDDRPNLKVGDVILLKDSAVHRTDWPIGVITETYQSSDGKVRKARVRVHKDGQNVMYTRPISEMVMLNC from the coding sequence ATGGCATCAAACCCTGATCCAGGAGAAACAGATACTGTACGGGAACCTGATTTGTTGGAGGAAAAGAAACCTGCTCCAGGACAAAACGAACACCCTGATCCAGGACAAAACGAACAACCTGATCCAGGTAACGTCAAAGACCCTGACCCAGGGATAACTGAAATTCAGCAGAATCCTGATATAGGACAGTTAGACCATAAAAAAGATCAACAATCTCTTCATGAAGCAGATGAGAAAACTATCGATGCCATCCCGAAATCACTCGGAGCAAGAGCACGAACAAAAACGGCAGCAGGTAAAGGATTTTACCAAAGTCAActtcatgattttcaaaaaaagttacaaaaacaTTGGACAAAGATGGAAGATTTATTGATAAATCTGGACAAAGCTGAAGTTGGTGATTTACAGAGACTTAGGAAGATAGAAGATGAGTTGAAGAGAGTTCGTACCAAGCACAATGCTGTGTTCaaagattttatgttatttcttactCGAAATAGTGACAAAGAAATGATCCGAAAAAGTGAAATTGAGTTTGAAAGAAAAGAGACTGTAGTTACCTCAGTATTAACTCGCCTTCAAGCATTGAAATTAGAAGCCGCTGAAGTTTTATCACAGAGAATTTCAGACAGTGAATCATCTAGTGCATCCTCTCAACGATCCTTTGTTAACAAAAAGGACTTAACAGAACAATATGTGTCGCAACATTTTAGTGATCCAAAACCAATTGAAGATCtctatttgaaaacaaaattgaataaagaaCAATATTGTGAATACAAAATCCCACAAGAAAAGGAACCATTTTATGCCGAATCATTGTGTTTAGAAAAACCTAGAGAAAAACTGAAAGTTCAGGCAACACCAAAGCCAAATAGATTTTATGATCAGGATCCTCCTGTTCCAAACAATCCAAACTCTCAACTACACAGCACAGTACAAGACGACTCGGTTCTAGGAGGACTTGTGCAATTTCTCCTCAAGAAAGACTTACTATTAACCAGATTTTCCAAGTTCAATGATAGTCCTGAAACATTTATTGTGTGGAAAACTAGTTTTAAGAGCATTGTGAATGAACTTAATGTTTCACCATTTGAAGAAATGGACTTGCTTGTAAAGTGGCTGGGGCCAACCTCCAGCACATTTGCTTCTAGTATCCGTGCTTCCAATGTTCATGCACCTGAAAGAGGACTTCAGAGGATATGGGAACGTCTACACGACAGATACGGGCGCCCAGAGATGGTTGAAGCAACTATAAAGAAAAAGTTAGACAGCTTTCCAAAACTTTCAAGTAAAGAAATGAACAGACTTTATGATTTATTGGACATATTGTCAGAGTTAGAATCTACAAAATCTGATGTTCATTATTCGCAACTGTTGTCATATTTTGACACTTCCTCCGGGATCAATCCTATCGTCAACAAACTACCCTACGGTCTTCAGGAAAAATGGACGACTCGTGCCTCAATGTACAAGAAACAGTATAAAGTACCATTTCCACCACTGTCTGTGTTTATTGACTTCATTAGAGATATGAGTGAAGTGAAAAATGATCCAGCATTTGTGTATGACAACCCGCGTATCGCCCCAAGTTCAACACCTGCATGTGGAAATAGACGAGACAGTATTCTGAACCGGAAAACATATGTTCAACAAGAAACGATGAAACGCTGTCCTATTCATAAAGCTGAACATTCATTGTTGTGTTGTAGACAGTTTCTATCAAAGCCACTTGAAGAACGACGaaagtttttgaaagaaaagCGCATTTGTTTCAAGTGTTGCGAATCAACAAATCATATGTCCAGAGACTGCAACGTTAAAGTGAAATGTGAAAAATGTGGCAGTAATAATCACAGAACATTGATGCATGTTGATAGATTAACGAACTCTTTTGAAAACCAACATTCAACTGTCAGAGAGAATGGCGGGGAGGATAACGCATCAGAAAATGTTGCCTCAAAATGTACCGTGTTGTGTGACAAACCCTCTTTAGGACGTTCTTGTGGGAAAATAGTGTTAGTGAATGTGTTTCTACGTCAAGATCCTAACAAAGCCATAAAAGTCTACGCTATACTGGATGATCAAAGCAATAGAACACTCATTTCTCCTGGACTTTGCGATCGTCTGGATGTTCAGGGCCCTTCCACCCAATATTCTCTGTCATCGTGTTCAGGAACTACAACTATGACAGGAAGAAGAATCGAAGGACTGTGTGTTCAATCAGTGCATGAAGATTGTCAATATGAACTTCCAATAACTATTGAATGTGATGATATACCAAATGAAAGATCGGAAATCCCTACTCCAGATGTTGCTcgtttttattatcatttgaattcAATTGTCAATGAGCTTCCACCAATagaaaaagatgtaaacattgaaCTACTGATTGGTAGAGATGTTCCAGAAGCACATCATGTGTTTCATCAGATTACTGGACCAAAGAAAACTCCATTCGCTCAAAAGCTAGGATTAGGATGGGTCATAATCGGAGATGTATGTCTCGGAAAAGTTCATCGCCCAGACCTTGTTCGTGTGATGAAAACCTCCGTTCTTAACAATGGACGTACGACACAATTCAATCCATGTGAAAATCATTTTCAAGTGAAAGAACATCAAGCTTTAGACACATATGACACTTTGTTTCAAAAGTCCCCTGATGATGACAAAATTGGTTTGTCTGTAGAAGACCGTAAATTTCTTTCACTTATGGATGAAGAATTTCAGAAGGATGAAAATGGAAAATGGATTGCTCCGCTTCCTTTTCGTTCTCCGAAACCCATGATGCCAAACAACCGATCTCAAGCATGGAGAAGAGCTCGAATTTTGGATGCTAGCTTAAAGAAAAATGAAGTGAAAAAGActcattttattgaatttatgaAGAAAGTGTTTGATAGTGGTGCTGCAGAAATAGCTCCTGTTCTCGATCATGAAAGCAACAATGAAATGTGGTATTTACCCATTTTTGGTGTATACAATTCTAAAAAACCAAATCAAGTGAGAGGAGTGTTCGATTCGTCCGCAGTCTATGAAGGACATTCTCTGAACAAAGTGTTGATGACTGGACCTGATCTTACAAACAGTCTTATAGGAATATTATTGCGTTTTCGCCAAGATCGATATGCTGTAATTGCTGATATTGAACAGATGTTCTACCAGTTTTACGTGAAAAAAGAACACAGGGACTTTCTTCGTTTTTTCtggtataaaaacaataatccAGATCTTCCTCTTATTGAATACCGAATGTGCGTTCACGTGTTCGGAAATGCACCGTCTCCTGCCATAGCAACATATGGATTACGAAAAACTGTAGAGAATTGTGAAAACACTTATGGGTCTGATGTTAAAGACTTTGTAAATAGAAACTTTTACGTAGATGATGGTTTAGTGTCCTCACCGTCCCGTGAAAAAGTTATAGATTTGATTAAAAGAACCAAAACAGTGTTTAAAGAAAATGGCAATTTACGGTTACACAAGATTGCCTCGAATGATAGAGAGATTTTGAATAGTTTCGGTGAAGAGGACTTAAACAAGAACCTTAGAGATGTACACTTTGGAGAAAACTCAGTCTTACCCCTACAGCATAGTCTCGGTTTATCATGGGACTTAAATCATGACAGTTTCTTGTTTGAGATTCAAGACAGTGAAAAACCAAACACTCGGAGAGGGTTACTTTCATTCCTGAATAGCATTTTTGATCCGTTGGGCTTTTTGTCACCTATTACCTTGTCCGGGAAAATCCTTCTTCGACAATCAGTTGGTGCCGATTGGGATCAACCATTATCAACCGCAATAGATCACAAATGGAAAGAGTGGAAATCATCTCTACAGTGTTTACAAGATTTGAGAATTCCTAGGATGTACTTACCTGTTTCATTAAGTTGTGTTAACAACATTGAATTACATGTCTTCTGTGATGCGTCAGAAACAGCGATTGCAGCAACTGCATATTTGAAAATCACTGGTGATGACAACGCAAGCCATTTGGGATTTATATTGGGAAAAGCCAAACTAGCTCCAATGAAAGGACATACAATACCACGGTTAGAACTTTGTGGAGCCGTCCTTGCTTCAGAAATCGGACAAACTGTTTTAGAACAATTGGATGTAAAACCGAATGTTGTGAAATATTACACCGACAGTAAAGTTGTCCTTGGATACATTTACAACCAATCGAAAAGATTCTATACATATGTGACAAATCGTGTGAGCAAAATCTTAAAAGTGAGTTCTACTGACCAGTGGAATTATGTACCGACCCATAAAAATCCTGCTGACTGTGCGACACGAGGAAACTTTTCGAGTGAACAGCTACAGAATAGTGAATGGTTACAAGGACCTCAATGGCTTTTAGAACAACATGAAGAAAATGAGGTTAATAAGAACTATGACTTCCCATTAATAGATCCACAGGATGACAAGGAAATTCGTCCAGATGTACAAGTCATGAAAACCACCACTAAGATGTCAAAGAACTGTATAACTGAACTTGCAGAGAAATTTTCCAAATGGAAAACCTTTATCAAATTTGTCGCCTGTTTAAGACATGTCATCAAGTCTTTCAAGCACAGAACTCATTCTTGTTCTGGATGGCATATGTGTGAAAACAGTATCAGTGTACAATCCTGTCAAGATGCTGAAAAATTTGTGTTGAAAGAAATACAGAAAGAGTGTTTTAGCAAAGAAATACTCTCTCTACAAAATGGAAAAACTGTTTCAAAGGATAGTCGGATTTCAACCCTTTCCCCATTCATTGACAGTGAAGGTTTACTTCGCGTAGGTGGGAGACTTAATAATGTGAAGAATGTGTTACCTACTGGAGAAATCAATCCTATAATATTGCCAAATAAACATCATGTTTCAACACTCCTGATTCGATTCTACCATGATTCAGTTAGACACCAAGGAAGACATTTTACCGAGGGAGCGCTTAGAAAGAATGGCCTCTGGATTATTGGTGCAAAACGTGAGGTGTCTTCATTTATTCACAATTGTGTCACGTGTAGAAAACTTCGTGGAAAATTCGAATTACAGAAAATGGCTGATTTACCCTCTGACAGAATTACTCCTGGTCTTCCATTCACCACAGTAGGAGTGGATACATTCGGTCCATGGACAGTTTTAGCAAGGAAGACACGTGGTGgagtaataaacaataaacggTGGGCAATCATGTTCAGCTGTTTAACCACACGAGCCATACATATCGAAGTAATAGAAGAAATGTCTAGTTCTTCCTTTATCAACGCCTTACGACGCTTTGAAGCAATACGTGGACCGGTCAAAGTATTTAGATCAGACAAGGGTACAAATTTTGTAGGAGCAGCAGATGAATTAGGAATACAAACTCTGAATGTTGAAGATGGTCCGATTAAAAAACATCTACGTGAAAATGGAACAGTTTGGATATTTAACTCTCCTCATTCTTCGCATATGGGTGGCTCCTGGGAGAGGATGATTGGTCTGACAAGAAGAATCCTTGATGCGATATTACTTGATCTAAATTCCAAACAATTAACACATGAAACTTTGACAACGTTTATGGCAGAAGTGTGTTCTATTATTAATTCAAGACCTTTAGTGCAGATTTCATCTGACCCAGATTCAACTTTAGTTCTTAGCCCTATGATGCTGTTAACTGGAAAAGTGAATTACTTACCTGTGATACCGGAAAGTGATAACATCAAAGATATGTACTGCGCCCAGTGGAAACATGTACAAGTTCTCTCCGAAATATTTTGGAAACACTGGAGACAAGATTACTTACAGAACCTTCAACCCAGACGGAAATGGAGAGATGATCGACCTAACTTAAAAGTCGGTGACGTTATTCTTTTAAAAGACAGTGCAGTACATCGAACAGACTGGCCTATTGGTGTTATAACAGAAACATACCAAAGCAGCGATGGTAAAGTTCGTAAAGCTCGCGTTCGCGTCCATAaagacggacaaaatgtgatgtACACGCGTCCTATTAGTGAAATGGTGATGCTGAATTGTTGA